The DNA segment CCTCCTCGAGAGACCTCAGCGTGAGGGTCTCGCTGTGAGGCTCTAAATCCCTTATCGCCTCCCTGAATGTCGAGCCGAGCATTCTAGCCCTGACTGTGAACGAGACCTTTGGCTCCGGGAGCTTCTCGTACGTCATGACGACTTGGGGTATCCTGAACGTCCTCTCACCCCTGCTCTTGAGCTTAACAGCCAGCCTGCTGCCCTCAACCTCGAGAACCAGCTCGTCCTCCTTCCTGGCCCTCCTCAGCACCTTGGAGAGTAGATCGAAGGACACGCCAAACTCTATGGAGTCGCCGCCTATCTCGTACTCGATGAAAGCCGTGCTAGGGTAGAAGAGGTCGACCATGGCGACGTGGCTTGTGTCTAGAGCCCTTAGGGAGAGGCCCTCGCTAGTCGCGACGAATACCCCCTCCTCAATAATCTTCTCTATAGAAGCCACCATGTACCTCCACGTCCTGGCGTCGCTGAAGTAGAACCTAGCGTCGGCCAAACAACCGCCACCCCATAGAGCTAAAGCTGGTGCCGCGGATTATAAGGGGGAGGACGTGAGGCAAACCCTATAAGCCGGCTTCAAGCTTCCACCCTCCCATAACCACCACGGCGCCCCCTCCGGCACTCTTCCCTCAGCGCCCGGGCGCTGTTATAGGCTCCCAGGGCTAGCTTGAGGGCCCCCTCTACCAGGGCTCTCGACGACACTGTCGGCGGGGTTCTGTCGAGGGCTTCAGCGAGGTCCTCGACAATCCTGTAGAGCGCCCTCTCCACTATCTCCTCGTGCATACATTTGGCTCCATCTACGCGTACTCCCTCCAAGTATACCTGCACCTCTTGCACCGGTAGAACCTGGTCATGGGCTCGTCGGCGCTCCTAGTCTGCATCATCCAGAAGTACACCTCGTCGTGGCCGCACTTGGGGCAGCTCACACTCCCCTTCAGAACCTGAGCCCCCATAGGAGTCTCGTCATCTATAACCACAATCTTATCCCTCGGCCCCTTCTCGACTGTCACCCGCATCCTATAAGCCTGCTGGTCCTCGCTCGAGCCTTCCTCGCTGTAGCCGCACGATTTGCACACTAGTAGATATCTAGCCCCCTCTCTCCTGGGATACATGATGGAGCCGCATCTGGGACAGAATCTTATCCTCCCTGACAACCCCACTTGGCACCCCCACTAGCTTGATCCCAGTATTATGGGCTCTAGCGGTGATAAAAGGGGCCTCCCGCCCCGCCGAGCCCCTCCAGGATCTCAAGCATCCCCGCAGCTATAGCGGCGGCAAGCCTGCTGTAGGCCTCCCAAGCCCCCTGCCCCCTGGAGGGGGGGCTTGGGAGGCCGCAGCTGCAGCTGCCGCAGCCGTATCTAAGCTCGCCCATATACCCCCTATCCCAGGCCCTCTGGCAGAGGCTGCTGCATCCGCTGAGGCTCGAGACGGCGCCGTCTACCCCACGCCCCCTTACTATGTAGGCGAAGCACGCTTCCCGGGCGCATGCTGAGGCGAGTACCCTCGCCTCAGGCTTCAACCCCGGCCTCCTCCCGACTCGAGAGCCTCTAGATAGCGTTTCCTGAAGTCCTCTATAGTCTCAAGGAGGTATTCCGAGGCCTTTCGTAGAACCTCCTTTATATCCACGTCGTCATCGTACTTAACGTAAACCTGTATTATATCCTCCATGGGGTGGACTGTCTCGTAGTAGGCGAGCTCGGGGTTCGACACCTTCTTTATAGCCTCTACCAGAAGTGTGCCGAGGGTATGGTCCTCTCCGTAAACCTGTATCACGTACGAGCCGCGGGACTCCCTGATAATCCTTACACGCTCCAAACGCAGCACCCCCTACCTCTCCTGGAGAGCCTTGAGAAGGTTTTTAAGAGACTCCCTCCAGCTCCCCCTGACCAGCAGCCTCCCCTTCTCATCCTCCTCCAGAAGCCCCGCCTCAACAGCCGCCCTAACCGCGTCGTCGAGGGTGGAGCCGGCGAGTATAGAGGCAGCCACCACCAGCTTCCTGCTAGACGTTGCCAGCGGCTGGGCGGCCACCTCCCTAAGCCTCTCACCCACCTCCCTTGCAACCTCCAGTACGAGACCCCATGGGGCGTCTGTCGCCAGCACCCCCTCACCACCCCTAGCCTCAGCACGGTAACCCATGGCAGAGAGCACTGTGGAGAGGAGGTCGGGCGGCACCGCCAGGCCTGCTTCCCTCGACACCCTGCGGAGGCTATAGGCCACTAGACCCCCGCTACTCGCCCCCCGACGGTACTCCCTAAGCAGTGTCTTCAGCCTTACTATAGACTCCCTTATGCTAGACTCTCCGCCCACCATCTCTATGAGCAGCTTATCCCCCTCCCTCCTCCACGACGAGTAGTCGACCTTTATCGCCCTGGAGAGCCGCTCCAGAAACCTCTCGTAATCGTCTATATCAAGCAGCCTCAGGTTGACGGCCACAACCCTCCTGCGGCGGCCTCTCAACGGCAGCAACACCCCGCCGATGCCCCTTGGGGTATGGCCCTTTACCTCCTGTATACAACAAGGTTTCTGACGAGCCTTATTCTCAGGAGCCTGCTCCTAGCGTGTATAGAAACCTTCCTCTTCTCGACGTTCCCGCATCTGGGGCATTTCATACTCCTTTCGCTCTGGAACTCCATGACGGCGCCGCAGCGGCTGCACATAGCGTATACCACGCCGTACTTCGGCTCAACAGTGCTGAGTGTGAAGGGGGGTGTGCGCGACACTATCTTGGCCAGTATCCAGTCGCTCACGCGGTAGTAGTCCTCAATATTCTTGATATACTCGTCCGCTATCTGCGATATGGGGATGGCTGCCGAGTAGGGGGATGGGAGCTCGTAGAGCCACGAGGGCTTGGGGGAGAGGCGTACGACGCCGTAGACCTCGGCCACCACCAGGTCCCCCCTGACGCCCGTCACCAGAGCCGCCACCTCTGAACCGAGGCCAGGGGTCTGGGGTTTCTTATGGGGTTTGACGTAGGCCACCCTCCTGGACATGTCAAGGTATGCGACCCCGGGGGCGGCGGCCCTTATAAGGCCCCTCTCCCCGTCGACGTAGACCCCCTCGCCCGGCAGGAACTCCTCGATCGTCGCCAGCACATCGCCAGGCATAACCCTGCCCTTCTCAACCAACCCTGCTGAAGAGTATGACATCCACGGACACCCTTCTAACCCTGCTTCTATGTCCAGGCATGCTGGCCGGTATGGGGAATTGCTCTTTTGAGATTAATAAAGTGGAGTAGCCGAGCCTCGCAGCCCTCAACCCGTGGTACCTAAGGTTTCCCGACTTCACTATGGCGTAGACGGCCTTCGGCTTCAGGAGGAGGGCGTGCTCGAGGACCTCCCAGTCTGCACCCCTCCTCCACACCCCGAACGGCGGGTTAGTGACTACGATGTCAACGCACCCCACGCACAGCGGGCCCCCGCGGCGGGACACTCTGGAGGCGACGAAGAACAGCCTCCCCCCGAGTCCAAGCCTCTCCGCCGCCTCGAGACAGAGGCGGCCCAGCCTCTCGTCGGCCTCCACAGCGGCGACGGAGAAGGCGCCGTATAGTAGGAGGGCTAGGCCAAGCCTGCAGGTGCCAGCGGCGAGGTCCGCAGCCCTAGCACCTTCTAAGAGGCCCCGTAGAAGGGCATCTACAGCTATCCTAACCGCGATGTCAGCCGGCGTGGTATACTGCTCCAGCTCCCTGCGGGGGCTGGGGATGGGGGTTACTGCCGTCTCCAGGGCTACCTTAGCCCTGCCAACGGGGGGATACCCGCCGGCCTCCGCCCCGGTGTTCACAGCCAGAGGCCCCCGGCGGGTCTACCATGGGAACCTGTATGGCTCTAGCCTGCCTTCAAGAGCCATAATTGCCTCTCCCGGAGTTAGAACGGGCTTCTCGTAGCTCCAGAAGTCGTCTGTCGGCAGCCGGGGGCAGCTGGTCACTGTGAAGGCTTCGAACCACGAGTTGTCTATGGCCACCAGCTGGCTTAGCGTGGTGACTTCAGAGGCGATCAACAGGTACTCTCCACCTGCAGACTCTATAGCCCGGGCCAGCTTCTCCACCAGCCATGGCCTGTACTGGCCGGTCTTCAGCCCCACTATCACGCCCCACCTGCGGGCGCCTATACTCTGGGACACCTTGTACAGCCTGCTTCTATACAGCTTCTCGCCCTGGAGGGTGAGGTCCTCGCTAGCCCCCCTGTAGGGGTCAACCTGCACCACCGGCTTGAGGGTTGCCAGGTAGAGGCCCAGAGGGTGGAACACGCCTCCCCCCACGTATATGAAGCCCTCGGCCCTCACGCTCCTAGCCAGCCTATAGTCGCAGCCAAGAACCTGGGCCTCGCCGAAGTAGGGCCTCAGCCCCGGGGGGACGGCCACCTCGAGGCCCTCGCCCCTGAGGACCTCTGCAGCCTTCCTGGCTATGTGCGTATGCTGTGCTGTAGTAGCTATGCCAACCCTCCTAACGCTGTATCGGCCCGCCAGTATCGAAGCGGCCTCTCTCAGCGCGTCGAGAGGCAGCTCGGCCTTGCTCAGCGCCCTCACGTAGACGACCCTCCCCCGCGGCTCCAGAGCCTCGTGGGCAAGCTCAGCAGGGTATGGTGAGTGGCCTACGTGGACTATGAGGTCGGGTTTAACCGTAGTGTCGAGCTCCCCGTAGTGGAGGTCGCAGGCCCCGTAGGTGGGGTCGGCGTGGAGATACACGCTGGCGGCGCCCTCGAGCATCTCCTCCATACACTTCGCTATGTAAAGACCGTACTGCAGCATACCCTCAGGCAGCTGCAGTACAACCCTCCTAGCCCCCCGACGTCTAGCAGCCTCCACAGCAGAGTCTATGTCCACCATGTATGGTATGTCTCTAAGCAGCGCGCAGAAGCCTTTAGACAAGACCCTCTACTCCCCTCAAGGAATAGTATGGGGTCTGAGGGTAAAGTTTGGAGGAGGGCTGGGTTCGCGTGGAGGCTGGGGTGTGTTAGGAGCCTTCTCCTCCACGCTTCCTAATCACTATTCTCGAGGGCAGCGGGAACTTGCTGGCGCCCCTCCTGAGAGCCTCCCTCACGCCATCCTCGTCGCCTTCCCTAGCCCAGACCTCGAGCACCACGGTGCCAGGGTAGACCCTTGCAGCCGTGCCCACAGGCTTGCCGAAAGCCTGTCTCATACCATCCTGGAGCCTGTCTGCCCCTGCGAAAGCCATCATCTTGTTCTCCCTTATCACGTGGTGGGGATACACTCTTATCCTGAAGTAGAAGTTCCTGTCGCCAATCGTTGTAGCCAGGTACTTGTTGACGGCTATCCTAGCGGCCTCGAGGGCGTTGTGCCTTATCTGGCCAGCCTCCAGCATAACCAGCTCGCCCTTAATCCCCCACTTCTCCATCATCTCCCTGTTACCCATCTCGAACCTTGTTATCTTCGGCGGTGGAACCCCGTGTATATACTCCCTCCTGGTGTATGGGGGGCCGCTGAAGTGGGTGTAGCATCTAGCTGGCCTGAGGGGCATGTTGACACCCGCTTAACCCCCAATACATCTCAGGGCTGATAAGCGTTTAACCCCTCCACAGGCCAACGAGAAATCTCTATCGGGCCCTAAGTTATGGAGGAGGGCGTGGACAGGAGGAAGATACTCACCCGTCTCTACACCATCGACGAGGCGTTAGCGAGGGCGGCTGAGAGGCTTGAGCCCATCCGCGGCGCCCTGCTGGAGAGGCGGGAGAAGCTCGGCCTGGCGGCCTCTCTCGGTCGTCCTCTGGCCGAGAGAGTGTTGGCGAGAGACTGCCACCCCCAGTACCCCAGGGTCAACCTAGACGGGTGTGCCGTGGATAGCAGCAGGGTCTCCCGGGGCAACGTGCTCAAGGTTGAGGGTAGGCTGAGGCCCGGCATGGAGCCTGTTGATCTCTCCGACCCAGTGGGAGGGTGTGTGTGGGTAGATACGGGAGCCCCACTACCCATCGGGGCCGACGCCGTTGTACCCCTAGAGGACCTCACCATGCCGGGCGAGGGTGTTGTGAGGCTTGAGGCCGAGCCGAAGAGGTGGCTAGGGGTTGCAGACCCCTGTAGCGACGTCCTGGAGGGTGGTGTGGTGCTGGATGAGGGGGAGGCTGTAACAGCCGAGGCCGTGGCGTCGCTTGCATCCGCCGGGGTCCACGAGGTAGAGGCTGGCTCAAGGCTTAGAGCGTGTGTGGCCAGCGTGGGTGACGAGCTGAAGAGCCTCGAGGAGTGTGGGAGAGGTGGTGGCGTGTGCGAGACTAACAGGATCCTGGCCCGCGCTAGGCTCGAGGCCGCCGGCGTCGAGGTTGTCGACCTCGGCATCCACCCCGACAGGCCCGATACCCTGGCTAAACTGGCGGAGGCCGCGAGAGCCTCGGGCTGCCATATACTCGTGACGAGCGGAGGCAGCAGCGTGGGACTCTCAGACTACGCCCTCGCCGGGCCGGAGGACGTGGTTGTCAGGGGCCTCTCCATAAGGCCGGGCAGGCCGACGACGCTCTCCATAGCCTCCGGCCTACCGGTCTTCAGCCTCCCCGGGAACCCCCGGAGCGCCGGGTCCTCTATAGACCTCTTCCTCCTACCCACCCTAGCAGCCGCAGGCCTCCCCGTAACCCCTGTTCTGCCCAGGATGAAGGCCGTTCTGCTCGCGGGTGTAAAGCCTGGTAGGAGGCTCTCCTATATCCCGGTTGCAGCAGTATATTGCGGCGGCCGCCTCTTGGCTGTGCCCGTATCAAGAGAGAGCTACATGACCGTCTCGTGGGCAGCTGCAGACGGGTATGTTACCGTGGAGCCGGGGAAGTCTTTGGAGCCGGGTGAGGAGGCTACAGTCACGATAGTCAGGGGTGTTAAGACTAGGCTGTCCATAGACTACACGGGAGGCCTTGCAGGGAGGGGGTACACGGTGACGCTAGCCAAGCCACCCCACGGTAGAGCTGTGGCGGAGGCTCTATCACAGTGTCCTAGGCTTGAGGCTGCTGTTACCGAGGAGGCGGCTGGAGAGATGGTGGAGGCCGGGTGGCCCCATGAGGCTCTGGAGCAGGTGGAGAGGAGCATAGTTGTCGCTGTCAACAACAGGTGTAGAAACAGCCTCATAGCAGCACCCAGGGTTCTGGAGGGTAGCGAGTGGCTCTCGAGAGCAGCAGCGAGTCTGGGGGCCGAGATACTCTACGTGGACAACGTCCAAGCCTCGGCCAGGCTAGCAGCCCTCGGCTACACATGTGGGGCAGCCACCCTAGAGGGTCTAGCACCGCCCAGCCTGGAGAGAGTGGTGGAGACAAAGGCTAGAATATACCTGGCCAGGGGTGGAGACGGGGCTTGAGGATTAAAAACACAGTATTCCAGTGTATGGAGTTGTGTCCGGAGGCTTAGCGGCCTCCACCTTCACCCAGTCTCCGGGTAGTCGTCGGGCACCTTAGCCCTGAAGTACTTGCCAGTCTCTTGGCTCTTGAAGAGGCCTATCTTAACGCCCCTCCTCCCCCTCGGCGATAGCTTCCACACTTTGATCGGCGTCAGCTCTACCTCCTTACCTGTGGTGGGGTCTCTAACCTTCACGGGTGGTAGTTGCTTCTGGCTCATACCCTAGCCACCTCCTTTTCCAGTTCCACAATAAATTAGGTTGCGGAGGAAATATAAATGTTAACCGGGTTCATGTACTGTCAAGAAGAACCTGCTTCTAAAAAGCTATTATGGAGCGACTGTGGATCCGGAGCCTCAGCCAGACCGAAGTTCGGCTGGATGAGGACCTGGAGGACGTGGATGGGGGGTCGAGGAGAGGCTGGAGAGCTGTATGGAGAGCGTAGATTTTTACGGTGCTTCGCATGGGCTAGCAGGTTATTGCCCTTGCTCTGGCGCAGTTCCTGAGGTCCCACTGCAGGGTTCGCAGGAGCTTACCTACCTTTCTTATAGCATACTTTATGAAATACGATTTCCCTATGCTGTCGTCAATGCTCCTGAGGTCGACCTCTATCGTCATCCACCCCTCCCCGCTGGGCAGGCTAACCTCGGCCCTACCCGGCTCTATAGCCAGCTTAGCCTCCTCAGTGTTAATCTCCACCCTGCCCTCGGCGACGCGGATAGAGCCCGCGTTGCTCGAGTACTTCCACACCAGGGTTTCCACGCCCGTCTTGGCGGCCTCTATGGAGGCGCATCCCGTGGTGCAGTGCAGCAGCCCGCCCCTCTGCTTGCACGCCTGGTTTGCGGTGGCTATACACTCTGCCAGCCTAGCGGCGGAGACAGCGTCCTCCGCCAGTCTGGACAGCGACGACACCACGCCCAGGTACATGGAGGCCTTCAGCCCCGTCTTGGGGGCGGCGTCCAGCAGCTCCTCCAGCCTAGACACTACCGTGGACAAGGCTCTGCTAACCTCCCTAACCCCCATGGGGTTTTATCATTTGGGATTCATATTGTTATCGCCCATCCCGGTGTGGGAGGCATGATACTGGAGCTACTCCTGCAGGCCTTATCCTCACTAGCCCGGGCTCCAGGTCGATCAAAACCCTTATGCCAAGCATGTTTACTAGCCCCTGTTTAAGGAGAGAGCAGGCAAGGCTGGCGAACCTTCTATCCACCCTGTAGTTGGGTGCGAAGGCCTCTATGTCGGGCCTGAGGGCTACGAAGGCCATAAGAGGCTTAACCCCCTCCCTAGCCAGCCTAGCTAGGACCTCTAGGTGCTTCACCGCCCTCGCGCTAGGGGCGTTGGGGAACAGACCCACCCCCCCTACGGACAGGTTGACTCCCTTCACCTCCACAGCCCAGAGCCCCCTTCCTGTGGCTATGAGGAAGTCTAGCCGGGAGCCGAGTACCTCCCTCTCAGCCTCCACCACCGCATCGCCCCCGAAAACCGTGGGCACCGCCTCGGCGAACACCCTGTTGGGCACCCTAGAGTCTACGACCGCTACGACACCCTCCCCCGTCTTGAAAGCCTGAACCCTGCAGACCGTCTTACCCCCGAGCCTGCGCAGCCACTCTATCAAAACCCCCCGCCCGCCGGGTGTGGCTAGGTGGTCTATCCTGCCCGTGTCCATGAGGTGGCATCGCACGACCCCGCGGCTACTCCTAACCTCCACCACAAACCTGTTCACTCTCCGAAGGAACACGGCCTCCTCGTCGTAGCTAAGCTCCACAGCAGCTCAGCCCCGGTGTTTAGACGCTTCCAACTGGCCGTGGTAAAAGCCTCTAAACCTCACCGTCCAATATAGGTGTGTGTCCCGTGGAGCTTGAAGCGCCCTATATAGCCGTAGAGCCCCCAGGCCCCAAGGCCAGGGAGGTTCTCGAGCGTGACGAGAACGTTATAATGCAGTCCTTTAGCCGCTGGTACCCGCTGGTGATTAAACGCGGCCACGGAGCTATAGTTGAGGATGTGGACGGCAACAGGTATATCGACTTTAACGCTGGCATAGCTGTGTTGAACGTAGGCCACAGGCACCCTCGTGTTGTCGAGGCTATCAAGAGCCAGCTGGACAAGTTCCTCCACTACAGCCTCACTGACTTCTACTATGAGGAGGCTGTGGCGGCGGCTGAGAGGCTGGCCCGGACGGTGCCCATCGGCGGGGGGGTTAAGACGTTCTTCACAAACAGCGGGGCCGAGAGCATAGAGGCCTCGATAAAGGTTGTTAGAGGGTTCTTCCAGGGGAGGAGGCCCTACATAGTGAGCTTCCTCGGCGGCTTCCACGGCAGGACCTACGGAGCCATGAGCGCCTCCGCCAGCAAGCCCATACACAGGGCCAGGTTCTACCCCCTGGTCCCCGGCTTCATACACGCCCCCTACCCAGACCCCTACCGCTGCCCCTTCCCCGGCCTAGAGGGAGAGGCCTGTGGAGACGCGGCCATAGGGTATATAGAGGACTACGTGTTCTCGAAGCTGGTGGACCCGGGAGAGGTGGCGGCCTTCCTCTTCGAGCCCATCCAGGGGGAGGGCGGCTACGTGGTCCCGCCAGACAGCTTCTTCCCATCCCTCCAGAAACTAGCCAGGAAGCACGGCATACTGCTCGTCGCGGACGAGGTTCAAACAGGCTTCGCCAGGACTGGCAGGATGTTCGCAGTAGAGCATTGGGGGGTGGAGCCCGACGTCATGGCCCTCGCCAAGGCAATGGGAGGCGGCCTACCGCTGGGGGCTGCCGTGGGGAGGAGCGAGGTGATGAGCCTGCCCCGTGGGAGCCACGCCAACACCTTCGGAGGAAACCCTCTAGCCCTGGCTGCGTTCAACGCGGTGATGGACGTCATCGAGGAGGAGAGGCTTTGGGAGAGGTCTGAGAGGCTAGGGGCCAAGGCCCTGAGGCTTTTGGGCGAGGCCGCCGAGGAGCTGGGCATAGTGGGGCACGTGAGGGGTAAGGGGCTCATGATAGGGGTGGAGCTTGTCAAGGACGAGAACACGAGGGAGCCGCACAGGGAGGCTCTAGCATGGGTGCTGGAGAGGTCCTTCAAGAGGGGCCTCCTCGTTATAGGGGCCGGCGTTTCCGCCGTAAGGATAGCCCCGCCCCTCACTATAGAGGAGGAGCTCTTCGACCGGGGCCTGGAGATACTGGTCGAGGTCCTCAGGGAGGCTGACCGCCGCTTCTCCCAGGGCTAGAGCCAGCCGCCCTCAACACAACCTTACCCCTCCCATAGTCCGGCACCTTCACTACAAGACCCTTCCTCACCAGGCTCGCCACAGCCCTCCGCACAGCCCTCCTATCCCCCCTCCAGCCCAGCCTCTCAACAAGCTCCTCCATAGTCAGCCCCCCGCCCTCGCTGAGAACCTTCAGTATCCTAGCCTCAAGCTCCCCCTCCTCCAAGGCCGAAGGACACCTCGCGCCTCCATAGCCACATTTAAACCCTGAGGATGCTGGGGCTAATGTGTTAGCGGGTGGTGGCTTCTGGCCGGGGATAGGCTTAGGCTGGCTTACAAGATCCTCTCGGCCGCTGTCGTTCTCGTCGCCCTAGCTTCGGTGGCAGGGAGCATGTACGTCTACAGCCTAGGCTACGGCAGGAGATACCTCCTTATGGCGGCTCTCTGGGCCGCCGTGCTTGCCTGGGCTCTATCCGAGGCTTCGAGGGCTTTCAGGATGTAGCACCCTGTAGGTCCTCTTGCTATACCTAGATACCACACCCTCCCTCTCAAGCCTCGCCAGTATCCTCCCCGCCGTCCTGTTGGTAACCCCGAGGAGCTCTCCCACCTCCCTAACACTAACATATCTCCTCCCAGAACCCCTCAGTATGGCGGCGACTACGGCGAGCCTAACCTTGACCTTCATCTCACCGCCCGGCACGGCCGCCACCCGCTGTAAGCCTTCGAAAGCTTTTTGAGCCCGGGGGGCGGCGTAAGTGTGGGGGGATTGGTGAAGTTGGCCTCGAGGAGGGTTCTAAACAAGTATAAGATGCTGGTCGAGTCTCTGGGTCTCAAGCAGCTAGACGTCTACCGCGTGCTGCGCGAGGGTAAGCCTGTCGACGTGATAAGAGTGCAGGACCCCGCCTCCGGCAAGATAGCCCTGGTGGACCTAGGGGCAACGAGAGAGTCCCTCACCCTGGGGGAGTTCGCCGAGAAGCTCCTAGCCGCCCTAGGCGAGAGCGGGATAACTGTGAGCGAGAGGCTCCTCCTGAGGCTCAGGAGCAAGCTACAGCAGACGGGCTAAAGTACACCCTGGGGCTCGGAGCTCCAGGACCCCCATGTGGCTATAGCTGCGTCTCCCCAGAGATCCTCTACGCCACGTCTTTCTAACCCGCACAGGGGTTTAGGGCTGCCGCGCGGCATACACTCTCTTTTCCTCTGTTGGAGGATGGCTAACCGTAATTAAGCCGTGTTGAACCACGAATTTCTAAATGGCGTCCCGGGGGTCTCCTGTCCGGCGGCTGGTCGTCATGCCAAGGAGGGGCGTGGGTTACGAGAGGGAGCTCGCTAAGATACTCTGGGATAGGGGCTGGGCTGTAGTAAGGGGGCCAGCCAGCGGCGGAGGCTCTCGTACCAGAGTCCAGCCAGACCTGGTCGCCGTGAGGGGCGGCATCGTCCTCGTGTTCGAGATTAAGAAGGCTAGGGAGGGGACCATCTATCTTGACCCCGGCCAGGTCCTGGGGCTTCTGGAGTGGGCTCGGAGGGCTGGGGGGGATGCCTGGATAGCCCTCAGGCTGACTGGGAAGGGCTGGAGATTCCACCGGGCGGATTCTCTAGAGCATACTAGGAGGGGGGGATTCAAGATCTCTAAGCCCGGTGGGGGACTTAAGCTGAGGGACCTCCTCAACCTCTACGGGGGGGAGGTTAGGAGGATTGACGAGTATATCGAGGGCTAGAGCGGCATGAAGCGAATGTCGTAGCCGTGCTTCTCTGCAAGCTTCTTAGCCCTCTTCAGCCTCCTAGCCGTCACCCTTGAGGACCTGGGCGGTAGCCTGACTATCAGAGTCTCATCCCTAACCTCAACCTCGGCGTCGGGGAGTAGCTTCCTTATAGCACCCAGTATAGCGGCCTCCCCCCTACCCCGCCTCTCCCTGACGGGGACTACCATAGTCTGCTCGCCGAACGTGTAGATCTCGTACTCTAGCTCCCCGGTGATGAAGTCCTTCACCTCAACCACAGGCCTCGACAGCTCCGCCTCCCTCAGGCCTGTGGGCAGCTTGACAGTTATGGAGAGCTCGTAAACCTTAGACACCTCGCCGGAGTCTATGAATATTACCGTGTCTATTATGCTGGGTATCATCCCCAGCTCAACCCGCCTGAGGAACCTCTGCACAGCGTCTATCGGGGTGGTCGCGTGTACAACCCCTATCATGCCGATGCCCGCGAGCCTCAGGTCGACATAGAGCTGGAAGTCCTCGTCGCTCCTCAGCTCGTCGTAGACCGTGTAGTCAGGCCTCGAGAGCAGGAGGATATCGTGCAGCTCCCCAAGGTCGGCATAGTTCTTGGAGTACTGGGTGACGTTCGCGGGGAGCCTCATGTCCCGGGGAGACTCTATAGTCTTGACCACCT comes from the Aeropyrum camini SY1 = JCM 12091 genome and includes:
- the hjc gene encoding Holliday junction resolvase Hjc — protein: MPRRGVGYERELAKILWDRGWAVVRGPASGGGSRTRVQPDLVAVRGGIVLVFEIKKAREGTIYLDPGQVLGLLEWARRAGGDAWIALRLTGKGWRFHRADSLEHTRRGGFKISKPGGGLKLRDLLNLYGGEVRRIDEYIEG
- a CDS encoding MarR family transcriptional regulator, yielding MEEGELEARILKVLSEGGGLTMEELVERLGWRGDRRAVRRAVASLVRKGLVVKVPDYGRGKVVLRAAGSSPGRSGGQPP
- a CDS encoding helix-turn-helix domain-containing protein — translated: MPGGEMKVKVRLAVVAAILRGSGRRYVSVREVGELLGVTNRTAGRILARLEREGVVSRYSKRTYRVLHPESPRSLG
- a CDS encoding acetyl ornithine aminotransferase family protein, which codes for MELEAPYIAVEPPGPKAREVLERDENVIMQSFSRWYPLVIKRGHGAIVEDVDGNRYIDFNAGIAVLNVGHRHPRVVEAIKSQLDKFLHYSLTDFYYEEAVAAAERLARTVPIGGGVKTFFTNSGAESIEASIKVVRGFFQGRRPYIVSFLGGFHGRTYGAMSASASKPIHRARFYPLVPGFIHAPYPDPYRCPFPGLEGEACGDAAIGYIEDYVFSKLVDPGEVAAFLFEPIQGEGGYVVPPDSFFPSLQKLARKHGILLVADEVQTGFARTGRMFAVEHWGVEPDVMALAKAMGGGLPLGAAVGRSEVMSLPRGSHANTFGGNPLALAAFNAVMDVIEEERLWERSERLGAKALRLLGEAAEELGIVGHVRGKGLMIGVELVKDENTREPHREALAWVLERSFKRGLLVIGAGVSAVRIAPPLTIEEELFDRGLEILVEVLREADRRFSQG